In the genome of Streptomyces sp. NBC_01264, one region contains:
- a CDS encoding DUF6233 domain-containing protein: MAVPGRHHPLGPQQQQRARGTRGTRRLAGRPPRPPPRRRRLQPHPTRTMPAADGQAWTLQDLPHRPGHPGAHLIHIIGCHPGAALTLDQALDALRQPRTVPCHTCKAATSLPTPAGHAPPIDVGDQRGNPQVAHGIHRSATRGS, encoded by the coding sequence ATGGCAGTACCGGGTAGGCATCACCCTCTGGGCCCCCAGCAACAGCAGCGGGCGCGCGGAACCCGCGGAACACGGCGTCTGGCTGGACGCCCGCCACGTCCGCCCCCTCGACGGCGCCGACTACAGCCGCATCCCACCCGTACCATGCCTGCTGCCGACGGGCAGGCCTGGACGCTGCAGGACCTCCCTCACCGCCCCGGCCACCCCGGGGCCCACCTCATCCACATCATCGGGTGCCACCCAGGCGCCGCACTCACCCTCGACCAGGCCCTCGACGCACTGCGCCAGCCCCGCACCGTGCCCTGCCACACCTGCAAAGCCGCCACGTCACTCCCCACCCCCGCCGGTCATGCCCCGCCAATTGATGTAGGGGATCAACGCGGAAACCCGCAGGTCGCGCACGGCATTCACCGTTCGGCGACGCGAGGAAGCTGA
- a CDS encoding cyclase, translating into MRSTATRPRLPIVLALALTAVSVAATSATSASTAETPVDFACQAKPPIVGPQAFAIPAGVTATAPDAAAAGSTFPVSLATAPITVPGGVNGYTVRSISNLKLSMPIPANAVLTGKSLSGGSGLGSGVPSLTTSGSTLLLTVPGPIGGGQTFTLPVVHLDLTAGEKGTTVSTQLAGSSYSNPGLTFNASVPIFGFPVNVPTACYPSPNPVLSSTNVS; encoded by the coding sequence ATGAGGTCAACCGCCACGCGCCCACGATTACCGATCGTCCTCGCCCTCGCCCTTACGGCAGTCAGTGTCGCGGCCACGTCGGCCACGTCGGCGTCCACTGCCGAGACGCCCGTGGACTTCGCCTGCCAGGCAAAGCCGCCGATCGTCGGACCGCAGGCCTTTGCCATCCCTGCCGGCGTGACCGCAACCGCTCCTGACGCAGCCGCGGCGGGCAGCACTTTCCCGGTGTCGCTGGCCACCGCCCCGATCACCGTGCCGGGAGGGGTCAACGGTTACACCGTACGGTCCATCAGCAACCTGAAGCTGAGCATGCCGATCCCGGCCAATGCAGTGCTGACCGGGAAGTCCTTGTCAGGCGGTTCCGGACTGGGATCGGGCGTCCCAAGTCTCACGACCAGCGGCAGCACCCTGCTCCTGACAGTGCCCGGGCCGATCGGCGGCGGCCAGACCTTCACCCTGCCCGTCGTCCACCTGGACTTGACGGCGGGGGAAAAGGGCACCACCGTCAGTACCCAACTCGCCGGGAGCAGCTACTCGAACCCGGGCCTGACCTTCAACGCCAGCGTCCCGATCTTTGGCTTCCCCGTCAACGTGCCCACCGCCTGCTACCCGTCACCGAACCCAGTGCTCAGCAGCACGAATGTGAGCTGA
- a CDS encoding type I polyketide synthase has product MTSAEHVLDLVIGLTPFGEPDARLAAAVTRGGGLGVLDLGAGGRRARAAWGDLRRWLPGRHGVRVGPRCRLPVDDLIRDGRFPHTVVLGAGAAWRPGELPRGVRVLAEVTCVDEARAALDAGAHGLIARGSECGGRIGDLGTITLLQQLLDAVGPEGPPVWACGGMAPGTAAAAVVGGAAGVVLDTQLALLAESGVPASVASILRAMDGSETTVLAGHRFLHHRSPGTAPADGVPDDPERVAALLGGRGVEGHLLPVGQDGFLAARFADSFRDAAGAVRAVTDAVLAAVEGDGVADVLLPGSPMSRALGTHLPIAQGPMTRVSDGTDFAQAVADGGGLPFLALALAGREQAHALLAEAGAALAGRPWGVGVLGFAPEETRAAQLAAVRAHRPTHVIIAGGRPSQARALEADGIKTFLHVPSPGLLRQYLEAGALRFVFEGAECGGHVGPRNSFPLWEAQLAVIGDWMDQNPNPGSAAGVEVFLAGGIHDARSAAMVAALAAPLAARGCAVGVLMGTAYLFTEEAVACGAVRPLFQRQVLAAERTALLRTAPGHATRCVPSPFSDGFRDVEEGLRAEGVAGREMWERLERLNVGRLRIASKGVERTAAGDLAPVDESRQYAEGMFMAGEVAVLRTATTTIAALHASVTDGAAEHLDRRTAALRGGLAPGTGRAAGAAAHEPPPAPLDVAIVGMACMFPQAPDLSAFWALVLDGHDAVTEVPPERWDPTVHYSPEPGAVSASKWGGFLPRIPFDPLRYGIPPTSLGGIEPVQLLALEAARRALEDAGYGEDGRVFDRARAGVVFGAEAGSDLSNATTLRAVLPSYYGHVPAELEEQLPRLTEDTFPGMLANVISGRVANRLDLRGPNFTVDAACASSLAAVDVACKELRLGSSDVMLCGGVDLHNSITDYALFTSVHALSPTGRSRPFDDAADGIVLGEGVACVVLKRLADAERDGDRVYGVIKGVGSSSDGRSLGLTAPRPEGQRAALERAYHKAGVSPAQVALLEAHGTGTVVGDRTELGVLTEVFARAGAQSGACVLGSVKSQIGHTKCAAGLAGLIKTALALHTGIRPPTLHLRRPLSAWKEGESPFVFHREAMPWPAPPERRFGGVSAFGFGGTNFHVVLAAHGGDGPPPVHARNAWPSELFTVRGATREAARRAAADLFDLAAAAEAGTAPWRLRDLAATASHRAGRAQGTVRAAFVADSPADLCLRLRHTIDALGAVDVGGAAQDPPTAGPAAGPPGAAPPVVHLAEGGSGDRGLTAFLFPGQGSQRPGMSAHLLTAFPELSRLLDTGGGAHIPGALYPPAAFDDAARERARQALTDTRAAQPALGIVELAAYDLLTRAGVRPDLAAGHSYGELVALCAAGVIDPDTLPALSAARATAVLDAAGHDPGAMAAVAATPEELEQALGRKLPQGLIIANHNAPRQSVLSGPTAAIEAALLQLRDAGLGAKRLQVACAFHSPLLAAAGPVFRRTLEQHTLHAPEFPVWANRTARPYEPEPDAVRDELAAQIGSPVRFVAQIEAMYEAGARTFVEVGPGRVLTRLVADILSGRPHRVVVCEPRADSGLPGFLDALARLSAAGLPVVTDWMFRGRDAVDIDRTPAPRPPGWTVDGHLVRAASGEPLPGALAPARRVVETPVTAHPDQTSAGAADALVAEFLRTSRDMIAAQREVLLAFFGTAPERTTLAGGTTPLREPESLPRLPAATPAQDAPAATGPFLPHGTPPAATAEPDAAQPDGAGAGALTEEGVLRTVLELISERTGYPLDMVEPGLDLEADLSVDSIKRAEIAGELARRLGASAGSAPLALDDAELEELTRARTARAIAHWMFTRAGGPSGGPDDSSGGAAATPAHEAAAAAATVPARVPDGAPVDGLLVAAPRRLQMLHVPLPAPESEPGPAALSGARYALIGDGTGALCGVAAELSDRLTRLGAEPVFLGAEHAPLEADGPLDGIIVLTALGEDGPAFLPAGFPLVRDALRRGPRQLLLARTAAGVRAAGMDGLTRTAAREYPAVDVRCVGLELGTDMSPARLADALVAELIEGDAVPVVLRTPAGRFAPELTAAPLGTLGTTGAGPSGGGTAEAAALGLDRDSVVIVVGGARGITAHCVGALAAASRCRIELLGRTPAPDGPEDPETADALDRTALRAVLAAAGRYGTPAEIDRAADLVLARREVTATLDALRAAGSRARYRSVDCREAQSVLQVVKEIHSEYGRIDGAIHAAGIIEDRLMEEKTAASFGQVYGTKTDSAAALLAALEQLPRPPSFTVLFGSVAAVMGNRGQADYAAANDALDALGAAWAARTGCRTLTIHWGPWAPSQDHTGMVGPELARHYKRQGITLIDPEEGAQALLRELAWGDETVRSVVHTASEW; this is encoded by the coding sequence ATGACGTCGGCCGAGCACGTCCTGGACCTGGTCATCGGATTGACTCCTTTCGGCGAGCCCGATGCACGGCTCGCGGCCGCCGTCACGCGCGGCGGGGGGCTCGGTGTGCTCGACCTCGGAGCCGGGGGCCGGAGGGCCCGGGCGGCTTGGGGCGACCTGCGCAGGTGGCTCCCCGGCCGCCATGGAGTCCGGGTCGGGCCGCGGTGTCGATTACCCGTCGACGACCTCATCCGCGACGGCAGGTTCCCGCACACCGTGGTGCTCGGCGCCGGAGCCGCCTGGCGGCCCGGTGAACTGCCCCGCGGCGTGCGCGTCCTGGCCGAGGTGACCTGCGTGGACGAGGCCCGGGCCGCCCTGGACGCAGGTGCCCACGGTCTCATCGCCCGCGGCAGCGAGTGCGGTGGACGGATCGGCGACCTCGGCACGATCACCTTGCTCCAGCAGCTTCTCGATGCGGTCGGCCCCGAAGGTCCGCCGGTTTGGGCCTGTGGGGGCATGGCGCCGGGCACGGCCGCCGCCGCCGTGGTGGGCGGGGCCGCAGGAGTGGTGCTCGACACCCAGCTCGCGCTCCTGGCCGAATCCGGGGTTCCCGCATCCGTCGCGTCCATCCTGCGCGCAATGGACGGCTCCGAGACCACTGTCCTGGCCGGTCACCGGTTCCTGCACCACCGGTCTCCGGGTACGGCGCCCGCGGACGGAGTGCCCGACGACCCGGAGCGGGTGGCGGCCCTGCTCGGCGGCCGGGGCGTGGAGGGGCACCTGCTGCCGGTGGGCCAGGACGGTTTCCTCGCGGCCCGCTTCGCCGACAGCTTCCGCGACGCCGCGGGAGCCGTCCGCGCCGTCACCGACGCGGTGCTGGCCGCCGTCGAGGGTGACGGCGTCGCGGACGTCCTGCTTCCGGGATCGCCCATGAGCCGCGCCCTGGGCACCCACCTGCCGATCGCCCAAGGTCCCATGACCCGCGTCAGCGACGGCACGGACTTCGCCCAGGCCGTGGCCGACGGCGGGGGCCTGCCTTTCCTGGCCCTGGCACTCGCCGGCCGTGAGCAGGCCCATGCCCTGCTGGCCGAGGCAGGAGCCGCGCTGGCCGGGCGTCCCTGGGGCGTCGGCGTGCTCGGGTTCGCGCCGGAAGAGACCCGCGCCGCCCAGCTGGCGGCCGTACGCGCCCACCGGCCCACACACGTGATCATTGCCGGGGGGCGCCCCTCGCAGGCACGGGCACTGGAAGCAGACGGCATCAAGACGTTCCTGCACGTACCCTCGCCGGGACTTCTGCGCCAGTACCTGGAGGCGGGGGCCCTGCGATTCGTCTTCGAGGGTGCCGAATGCGGCGGCCATGTGGGACCGCGCAACAGCTTTCCGCTCTGGGAGGCCCAACTGGCCGTTATCGGCGACTGGATGGACCAGAATCCGAACCCGGGCAGTGCGGCCGGAGTCGAGGTGTTCCTCGCCGGCGGAATCCACGACGCCCGATCCGCGGCCATGGTCGCCGCCCTCGCCGCCCCGCTTGCCGCCCGCGGCTGCGCGGTGGGCGTCCTGATGGGCACGGCCTATCTGTTCACCGAGGAAGCCGTCGCGTGCGGCGCGGTCAGGCCCCTGTTCCAGCGCCAAGTCCTCGCCGCCGAGCGGACCGCGCTGCTGCGCACCGCCCCCGGGCACGCCACCCGCTGCGTCCCCAGCCCGTTCAGTGACGGTTTCCGCGACGTGGAGGAGGGGCTGCGCGCCGAGGGCGTCGCCGGACGTGAGATGTGGGAGCGTCTGGAACGCCTCAACGTCGGCCGACTGCGCATCGCCAGCAAGGGCGTCGAACGCACGGCCGCCGGAGACCTCGCGCCCGTGGACGAGTCCCGCCAGTACGCCGAAGGGATGTTCATGGCGGGAGAAGTGGCGGTACTGCGCACCGCCACCACCACCATCGCCGCACTGCACGCCTCCGTCACCGACGGGGCCGCCGAACACCTCGACCGGCGCACCGCCGCCCTCCGCGGCGGCCTCGCTCCCGGTACGGGCCGGGCCGCGGGCGCCGCGGCCCACGAGCCCCCACCCGCACCACTGGACGTGGCGATCGTGGGCATGGCCTGCATGTTCCCCCAGGCACCGGACCTGTCCGCCTTCTGGGCGCTCGTTCTCGACGGCCACGATGCCGTCACCGAAGTGCCGCCGGAGCGCTGGGACCCCACCGTGCACTACTCCCCGGAGCCGGGCGCCGTCAGCGCCTCGAAGTGGGGCGGCTTCCTGCCCCGGATCCCCTTCGACCCGCTGCGGTACGGAATCCCGCCGACCTCGCTGGGAGGCATCGAGCCCGTACAGCTCCTCGCCCTCGAAGCGGCCCGGCGCGCCCTGGAGGACGCCGGGTACGGGGAGGACGGCCGGGTCTTCGACCGTGCGCGGGCGGGTGTCGTCTTCGGTGCCGAGGCGGGCAGCGACCTGTCCAACGCCACGACCCTTCGAGCGGTGCTCCCGTCCTACTACGGACACGTCCCCGCCGAGCTGGAGGAACAGCTCCCGCGGCTGACCGAGGACACCTTCCCCGGCATGCTCGCCAACGTCATCTCCGGGCGGGTGGCCAACCGCCTCGACCTGCGCGGCCCCAACTTCACCGTCGACGCCGCCTGTGCGTCCTCCCTTGCCGCCGTCGACGTCGCTTGCAAGGAACTGCGGCTCGGCTCCAGCGACGTGATGCTGTGCGGGGGCGTCGACCTGCACAACAGCATCACCGACTACGCCCTGTTCACCTCCGTGCACGCGCTCTCGCCCACCGGTCGGTCCAGGCCCTTCGACGACGCCGCCGACGGGATCGTCCTCGGGGAGGGCGTCGCCTGCGTCGTCCTCAAGCGCCTCGCGGACGCCGAACGCGACGGAGACCGCGTGTACGGCGTCATCAAGGGGGTCGGCAGTTCCAGTGACGGCCGCTCCCTCGGGCTGACCGCGCCGCGACCGGAGGGCCAGCGCGCCGCTCTCGAACGCGCCTATCACAAGGCCGGGGTGTCACCCGCGCAGGTCGCTCTCCTGGAGGCGCACGGTACCGGTACGGTCGTGGGCGACCGTACCGAACTGGGCGTCCTGACCGAGGTGTTCGCCCGGGCGGGCGCCCAGAGCGGCGCGTGCGTCCTGGGCTCGGTGAAGTCGCAGATCGGGCACACCAAGTGCGCCGCGGGGCTGGCCGGACTCATCAAGACCGCACTCGCTCTCCACACCGGCATACGGCCGCCCACGCTGCACCTGCGGCGGCCGCTCTCCGCGTGGAAGGAAGGCGAGAGCCCGTTCGTCTTCCACCGGGAGGCGATGCCGTGGCCGGCCCCGCCCGAACGGCGCTTCGGAGGCGTGAGCGCGTTCGGCTTCGGCGGCACCAACTTCCACGTCGTCCTCGCGGCGCACGGCGGCGACGGGCCGCCGCCGGTCCACGCACGGAACGCCTGGCCGTCGGAGCTGTTCACCGTACGGGGAGCCACTCGCGAGGCGGCCCGCCGAGCCGCCGCCGACCTGTTCGACCTGGCTGCCGCGGCCGAGGCGGGGACCGCCCCGTGGCGGCTGCGCGACCTGGCCGCCACGGCCTCCCACCGCGCGGGCCGGGCGCAGGGCACCGTACGCGCCGCCTTCGTCGCGGACAGTCCGGCCGACCTGTGCCTGCGGCTCAGGCACACGATCGACGCCCTCGGCGCCGTCGACGTCGGCGGCGCCGCCCAGGACCCACCCACGGCCGGCCCCGCTGCGGGGCCGCCAGGTGCCGCGCCACCCGTTGTCCACCTCGCGGAGGGGGGCAGCGGCGACCGCGGCCTCACGGCGTTCCTGTTCCCCGGGCAGGGCAGCCAGCGCCCGGGGATGTCCGCGCACCTGCTCACCGCCTTCCCGGAACTGAGCCGGCTGCTGGACACGGGGGGAGGCGCCCACATTCCCGGCGCCCTCTACCCGCCCGCGGCGTTCGATGATGCCGCACGGGAGCGCGCCCGGCAGGCCCTGACCGACACCAGAGCGGCCCAGCCGGCACTGGGGATCGTCGAACTCGCCGCCTACGACCTCCTCACCCGCGCCGGTGTCCGCCCCGACCTGGCCGCGGGACACAGCTACGGCGAGCTGGTCGCCCTATGCGCCGCGGGCGTCATCGACCCCGACACCCTGCCCGCACTGAGCGCCGCGCGTGCGACGGCCGTCCTCGACGCCGCCGGGCACGATCCGGGCGCGATGGCCGCGGTCGCCGCCACGCCCGAGGAACTCGAGCAGGCCCTCGGCCGGAAGCTGCCGCAGGGCCTGATCATCGCCAACCACAACGCCCCTCGTCAGAGTGTCCTCTCCGGTCCGACCGCCGCCATCGAAGCGGCCCTGCTGCAGCTACGCGACGCCGGTCTCGGGGCGAAGCGGCTCCAGGTCGCCTGCGCCTTCCACAGCCCGCTGCTCGCCGCCGCCGGTCCCGTCTTCCGGCGGACTCTCGAACAGCACACGCTGCACGCACCGGAGTTCCCGGTCTGGGCGAACCGCACTGCTCGCCCCTACGAGCCTGAGCCCGACGCCGTCCGCGATGAACTCGCTGCCCAGATCGGGTCCCCGGTGCGCTTCGTGGCGCAGATCGAGGCGATGTACGAGGCCGGTGCGCGTACTTTCGTCGAAGTGGGACCCGGCCGGGTCCTGACCCGGCTCGTCGCGGACATCCTGTCCGGACGTCCCCACCGTGTCGTCGTCTGCGAGCCGCGGGCCGACAGCGGGCTCCCGGGCTTCCTGGACGCACTTGCCCGGCTCTCCGCCGCCGGACTGCCCGTGGTCACGGACTGGATGTTCCGCGGCCGCGACGCCGTCGACATCGACCGGACACCCGCACCGCGCCCACCCGGCTGGACCGTGGACGGACACCTCGTCCGCGCCGCCTCCGGCGAACCGCTCCCCGGCGCCCTCGCGCCGGCCCGAAGAGTCGTGGAGACCCCCGTGACAGCGCATCCCGATCAGACGTCGGCCGGTGCGGCAGATGCCCTCGTCGCCGAGTTCCTCCGGACCAGCCGGGACATGATCGCCGCGCAGCGCGAGGTTCTCCTCGCCTTCTTCGGCACCGCCCCGGAGAGGACCACCCTGGCGGGAGGGACGACGCCGCTACGGGAACCGGAAAGTCTGCCTAGGCTCCCGGCCGCCACGCCGGCCCAGGACGCGCCCGCAGCAACCGGTCCCTTCCTGCCGCACGGCACCCCGCCGGCGGCCACGGCCGAACCCGACGCGGCCCAACCCGACGGGGCCGGCGCCGGGGCCCTCACCGAGGAGGGGGTGCTGCGCACGGTTCTGGAGCTCATCAGCGAGCGCACCGGCTACCCCCTGGACATGGTCGAACCCGGCCTCGACCTGGAGGCCGACCTCAGCGTCGACTCCATCAAGCGCGCCGAGATCGCCGGTGAGCTGGCACGGCGCCTCGGTGCCTCCGCCGGCTCCGCCCCACTCGCCCTGGACGACGCGGAGCTGGAGGAGCTCACCCGTGCCCGGACCGCCCGGGCGATCGCGCACTGGATGTTCACCCGCGCCGGCGGCCCCTCCGGCGGCCCCGACGACTCCTCCGGCGGCGCAGCAGCCACCCCGGCGCACGAGGCCGCGGCCGCAGCGGCGACCGTACCGGCCCGCGTACCCGACGGGGCTCCGGTGGACGGCCTCCTCGTCGCCGCCCCCCGCCGCCTTCAGATGCTGCACGTGCCCCTCCCCGCGCCGGAGTCCGAGCCCGGACCGGCCGCGCTCTCCGGAGCGCGGTACGCCCTGATCGGCGACGGCACCGGCGCCCTGTGCGGCGTCGCGGCGGAACTCTCCGACCGGCTGACCCGGCTCGGTGCCGAGCCGGTCTTCCTCGGCGCCGAACACGCTCCGCTCGAGGCGGACGGACCTCTGGACGGCATCATCGTCCTCACGGCGCTCGGGGAAGACGGGCCCGCCTTCCTGCCTGCCGGATTCCCGCTCGTACGGGATGCCTTGCGGCGCGGACCTCGACAACTGCTCCTGGCCCGCACAGCAGCCGGAGTCCGGGCCGCCGGCATGGACGGGCTGACGCGGACCGCGGCCCGGGAGTACCCGGCCGTGGACGTACGCTGCGTCGGGCTGGAACTGGGGACGGACATGTCGCCCGCCCGCCTGGCGGACGCGCTGGTGGCCGAACTCATCGAGGGCGACGCCGTGCCCGTCGTCCTGCGCACCCCGGCCGGCAGATTCGCGCCCGAGCTGACCGCAGCGCCGCTCGGGACCCTCGGCACCACGGGAGCGGGGCCGTCGGGCGGGGGCACCGCGGAGGCAGCGGCCCTGGGCCTGGACCGGGATAGCGTCGTGATCGTCGTCGGCGGTGCCCGCGGCATCACCGCGCATTGCGTGGGCGCTCTGGCCGCCGCCTCCCGCTGCCGGATCGAACTCCTCGGGCGCACACCGGCGCCGGACGGGCCCGAGGACCCGGAGACGGCCGACGCCCTTGACCGGACGGCCCTGCGGGCCGTGCTCGCGGCCGCCGGCCGGTACGGCACCCCCGCCGAGATCGACCGCGCCGCGGACCTGGTCCTCGCCCGCCGCGAGGTGACCGCGACCTTGGACGCGCTGCGGGCCGCGGGCAGCCGCGCGCGCTACCGCAGCGTGGACTGCCGGGAGGCGCAGTCCGTGCTCCAGGTGGTCAAGGAAATCCACTCGGAGTACGGCCGCATCGACGGGGCGATCCACGCCGCCGGGATCATCGAGGACCGGCTGATGGAGGAGAAGACCGCGGCGTCGTTCGGGCAGGTCTACGGCACCAAGACCGACAGCGCCGCGGCACTGCTAGCTGCCCTGGAACAACTGCCCCGGCCGCCCTCCTTCACCGTTCTGTTCGGCAGCGTCGCCGCCGTAATGGGCAACCGGGGCCAGGCCGACTACGCGGCGGCCAACGACGCCCTGGATGCGCTCGGTGCCGCTTGGGCCGCACGGACCGGGTGCCGCACGCTGACCATCCACTGGGGCCCGTGGGCACCGTCCCAGGACCACACCGGCATGGTCGGCCCCGAGCTGGCCCGCCACTACAAGCGGCAGGGGATCACGCTCATCGATCCCGAGGAAGGTGCCCAGGCCCTCCTGCGGGAACTCGCCTGGGGCGACGAGACGGTCCGCTCCGTCGTCCACACCGCCTCGGAGTGGTGA